The following are from one region of the Mesorhizobium sp. B2-8-5 genome:
- a CDS encoding GcvT family protein, producing the protein MRHAQHLRRLRYMPGLYDGDEHLDRPEQIEIETAALHPQLRPQGSISFPNVAKFRLSARGLAEKIARFDPAKVAYKVNDSARIVIIGGGVIGLGIAYHLAELGVSDVVLLERHQLTSGTSWHAAGIVGPLRASLNLTRLAQYATELFPRLEELTGQASGYRRTGGLWLARRPERMNELKRIAHMGDVCGLTVGIVDQAGVAERVRGIVADGVEGALWVEEDGQANPVDICAAYAKRARAAGIRILEGVSCSGIVTRNGRVAGVRLASGVNIDCEIVVNCAGAWARDVGALADVPVPLQAVEHMYVVTEPITGLQDPFPILRDLDEGIYIKGDSGKLVLGGFEPNAKIFDVRGPAGDRPFLELPEDWEQFEPFMSAGLKLLPALSDTGIRHFMNGPESFTPDTRPLMGESPYLRGFYVAAGFNSTGMMSSAGAGKAMAEWIVDGEPGLDLWALDIARFDRSAAARSFVGARMEESVADLFRMHWPYKQATAGRDVRRSAFHRTFAEAGAVFGAPTGWERPLWFGGEETRGYSVGTQKWWGAAKAEAERMAQGVGLFELSPFTKIDVGGRDAAKLMQRLCTADVDRSEGRAVYTQMLNARGGIEADVTVARVGADAFRVISGAATRQKDLAWISRHAEDLGLNVSVFDATSAEAVLGIMGPRSRDLLQGLTDADLSDAAFPFSTSQRIDIGTANVRAIRVSFVGELGFELYVPVEHAESVFATIISAGSGYGLALCGHYALDGCRLEKGYRHWGHDIGPKDTPLEAGLSFAVSWKKSDFIGREALLRQKAEGVQRRLMHFAVEGANPLLLHDEPIYRNGKLAGLTTSGGLGARTGLSLCLGYVASDPGEPKTQLFQSDYEIAVAGTRYKMRTLDKPPYDPTGMRMRGHAEETL; encoded by the coding sequence TTGCGTCATGCCCAGCATCTGCGCCGCCTGCGTTACATGCCTGGTCTCTACGATGGCGACGAACACCTCGATCGACCGGAACAGATTGAAATCGAAACTGCCGCTCTTCACCCGCAACTCCGCCCTCAAGGCTCCATAAGTTTTCCTAATGTTGCGAAATTTAGGTTGAGCGCAAGAGGCTTGGCGGAAAAGATCGCCCGGTTCGATCCAGCAAAGGTAGCTTACAAGGTGAATGACAGCGCACGCATCGTGATCATTGGCGGCGGAGTCATTGGCCTCGGCATAGCCTATCACCTGGCTGAATTGGGTGTGAGCGATGTCGTCCTCCTGGAACGCCACCAGCTGACCAGCGGCACTTCCTGGCATGCAGCCGGAATCGTCGGTCCGTTGCGCGCCAGCCTCAACCTGACAAGGCTGGCGCAATATGCGACCGAGCTGTTTCCACGCCTCGAGGAGCTGACCGGCCAGGCGTCCGGCTACAGGCGCACCGGCGGCCTCTGGCTGGCGCGGCGTCCGGAGCGCATGAACGAGTTGAAGCGCATCGCGCATATGGGCGATGTCTGCGGCCTGACGGTGGGGATCGTCGATCAGGCCGGCGTGGCGGAACGCGTGCGCGGCATCGTCGCCGACGGGGTTGAAGGCGCGCTCTGGGTCGAGGAAGACGGCCAGGCCAATCCGGTCGACATCTGTGCCGCCTACGCTAAACGTGCGCGCGCCGCCGGGATTCGCATCCTGGAAGGGGTTTCTTGTTCAGGCATAGTGACCCGCAATGGACGGGTCGCGGGTGTGAGGCTCGCCTCGGGCGTCAACATCGATTGCGAGATCGTCGTCAACTGCGCCGGCGCCTGGGCGCGCGATGTTGGTGCTCTGGCCGACGTTCCGGTGCCGCTGCAGGCGGTCGAGCACATGTATGTGGTGACCGAGCCGATCACCGGCCTGCAGGATCCGTTCCCGATCCTGCGCGACCTCGACGAAGGCATCTACATCAAGGGCGATTCCGGCAAGCTGGTGCTGGGCGGGTTCGAGCCGAATGCCAAGATCTTCGACGTCCGCGGACCGGCGGGTGACAGGCCTTTCCTCGAACTGCCGGAGGATTGGGAGCAGTTCGAACCGTTCATGTCTGCCGGGCTGAAGCTTCTGCCGGCGCTGTCCGATACCGGCATACGGCATTTCATGAATGGGCCGGAGAGTTTTACGCCGGATACACGTCCGCTGATGGGCGAGTCGCCCTATCTGCGCGGCTTCTATGTCGCCGCCGGCTTCAACTCGACCGGCATGATGTCGTCGGCCGGTGCCGGCAAGGCGATGGCCGAGTGGATCGTCGACGGCGAGCCCGGGCTTGATCTCTGGGCGCTCGATATCGCCCGTTTCGACCGCTCGGCTGCGGCGCGTTCCTTTGTCGGCGCCAGGATGGAAGAATCAGTTGCCGATCTCTTCCGCATGCACTGGCCCTACAAGCAGGCAACCGCCGGTCGCGATGTGAGGCGTTCCGCCTTTCATAGGACCTTCGCAGAAGCCGGCGCCGTGTTCGGCGCACCGACCGGCTGGGAGCGGCCGCTGTGGTTCGGCGGAGAGGAGACGCGCGGCTACTCCGTGGGTACCCAGAAATGGTGGGGCGCGGCCAAGGCCGAAGCCGAGCGGATGGCGCAAGGCGTCGGACTGTTCGAGCTTTCGCCCTTCACCAAGATCGACGTGGGCGGACGCGACGCGGCCAAACTGATGCAGAGGCTGTGCACGGCCGATGTCGACCGGTCCGAAGGCCGCGCCGTGTATACACAGATGCTCAATGCGCGCGGCGGCATCGAGGCCGACGTGACGGTCGCGCGGGTCGGAGCGGATGCTTTCCGTGTGATCTCGGGTGCAGCGACAAGGCAGAAAGACCTCGCTTGGATTAGCCGCCATGCCGAAGATCTTGGCCTCAATGTTTCGGTCTTCGACGCCACATCCGCTGAGGCCGTTCTCGGCATCATGGGGCCGCGCTCGCGCGACCTGCTGCAAGGCCTGACCGACGCCGATCTTTCCGACGCGGCATTTCCATTTTCCACCTCACAACGCATAGATATCGGCACCGCCAACGTCCGCGCCATCCGAGTCAGTTTTGTCGGCGAGCTCGGCTTCGAACTTTACGTGCCGGTAGAGCATGCCGAAAGCGTGTTTGCCACCATCATCTCGGCTGGCAGCGGCTATGGCTTGGCGCTTTGCGGGCACTACGCACTCGATGGCTGCCGCTTGGAAAAGGGCTACCGCCATTGGGGACACGATATCGGTCCGAAGGACACGCCATTGGAGGCGGGCCTCTCTTTTGCGGTATCCTGGAAGAAGAGCGATTTCATCGGCCGCGAGGCGCTGCTTAGGCAGAAGGCCGAGGGCGTACAGCGCCGGCTGATGCATTTCGCCGTTGAAGGAGCTAACCCCCTTCTGCTGCATGACGAGCCGATCTATCGAAACGGCAAGCTGGCCGGATTGACGACCTCGGGCGGGCTCGGCGCGCGCACGGGCCTCAGCCTTTGCCTTGGCTACGTCGCCAGCGATCCGGGCGAGCCGAAAACGCAGCTCTTTCAGTCTGACTACGAAATCGCGGTCGCCGGCACACGCTACAAAATGCGTACGCTCGACAAACCGCCTTACGACCCAACCGGAATGCGCATGCGCGGACATGCGGAGGAGACGCTATGA
- a CDS encoding GcvT family protein — protein sequence MRQHARVVIIGGGAMGVSLLYHLAKRGWSDVMLVERQELTAGSTWHAAGLCTHFAHNATIMEMRAHSVRLYREILTAETGLPTGFHASGALRITRSKARMDEFRHVQGLGRFVGHDFHILSPAELKDIYPLCHTDEVIGAIYEPNDGHVDPTLATNAMAAGARSRGAEIVRHNPVLGIERKPSGEWLVRTEQGDIVAEHIVNAAGTWCREIGAMMGIDLPVVPMLHQYVVTDTVPEIAERIAAGAKELPIIRDPEESWYLRQERDGYIVGPYEKSAHPWAIDGVPPEFGMELLPPDLDRVEHIIALAMDRVPALANAGIKTVVNGPITFTPDANPLIGPAFGLGNAWLLTGSSMGVMEGGGAGRFLADWITDGAPRSDALAIDPRRFGNYADRDYRIDKAVEGFGLQFGIHYPNEERDAGRPRRTTPALDLQKSQGAVLGVAYGWERPNWFAVKGADRDPPLTFRKPGWFDAVRGECLAVQDSVGAIDLSAFSKFEIGGPGASAFMASLGANRPPERLGRIGLIHVLTANGGVASEFTVTRFGDDGFYLTSAALAERHDEDLLRSRAAEFPGVTIDNVTERRGVLGVMGPRARDLLAKICEADLSNTAFPWLSAQIIRVAGIKAAALRVSYAGELGWELHVQLAQFGKLYEAVAKAGAQFDLRPFGIYALNAMRLEKSYRGWGADLTTERTPLEAGLSALVKTEGRTFVGREAMLARVGDNSWTMALLEIDDDGERLPFYAHAVMQAGRPVGIVTSGARGFRTGKTLALAYLRPGISPQQLTVSILGRKFSARELREAPYDPANMRLRGLQPAEQSALTPA from the coding sequence ATGAGACAACATGCCCGCGTGGTCATTATCGGCGGTGGCGCCATGGGCGTGTCGCTGCTCTATCACCTCGCCAAGCGAGGCTGGAGCGATGTCATGCTCGTCGAGAGACAGGAGCTGACGGCAGGCTCAACCTGGCATGCGGCGGGGCTCTGCACGCATTTCGCCCACAATGCAACGATCATGGAGATGCGCGCCCATTCGGTGCGGCTCTATCGCGAGATACTGACCGCCGAGACCGGACTGCCAACCGGCTTCCATGCCAGCGGCGCGCTGCGCATCACCCGCTCGAAAGCGCGCATGGATGAGTTCCGCCATGTGCAAGGGCTCGGCCGGTTCGTCGGTCATGACTTCCACATCCTCAGTCCAGCCGAGCTCAAGGATATCTATCCGCTCTGCCACACGGACGAGGTCATCGGCGCAATCTACGAGCCTAATGACGGCCATGTCGATCCGACACTGGCCACCAATGCCATGGCCGCTGGCGCGCGCTCGCGTGGCGCCGAGATCGTGCGGCACAATCCGGTACTGGGGATCGAGCGCAAGCCGTCCGGCGAATGGCTGGTGCGCACGGAGCAGGGCGACATCGTTGCCGAGCATATCGTCAACGCCGCCGGCACATGGTGCCGAGAGATCGGCGCAATGATGGGCATCGACTTGCCTGTCGTGCCGATGCTGCACCAATATGTCGTGACCGACACCGTTCCGGAAATCGCCGAGCGCATCGCCGCCGGCGCCAAGGAACTGCCAATCATCCGCGATCCGGAAGAAAGCTGGTACCTGCGCCAGGAGCGCGACGGCTACATCGTCGGCCCTTATGAGAAGTCGGCCCATCCGTGGGCGATCGACGGGGTGCCGCCGGAGTTCGGCATGGAATTGCTGCCGCCCGATCTCGACCGCGTCGAGCACATCATCGCGCTGGCCATGGACCGGGTGCCAGCGCTCGCCAATGCCGGCATCAAGACAGTGGTCAACGGCCCGATCACTTTCACGCCCGACGCCAACCCGCTGATCGGCCCTGCCTTTGGCCTCGGCAATGCATGGCTGCTCACCGGCTCCAGCATGGGCGTGATGGAAGGCGGCGGCGCCGGCCGTTTCCTTGCCGACTGGATCACCGACGGGGCGCCGCGCAGCGATGCGCTCGCCATCGATCCGCGCCGCTTCGGCAACTATGCCGACCGCGACTATCGCATCGACAAGGCGGTCGAAGGGTTCGGCCTGCAATTCGGGATCCACTATCCCAACGAAGAACGCGACGCCGGCCGGCCGCGTCGCACGACGCCGGCGCTGGACCTTCAAAAAAGCCAGGGCGCCGTGCTGGGCGTCGCCTATGGCTGGGAGCGGCCAAACTGGTTCGCCGTCAAAGGCGCCGACCGCGATCCGCCGCTGACCTTCCGCAAGCCCGGCTGGTTCGACGCCGTGCGTGGCGAGTGCCTTGCCGTGCAGGACAGCGTCGGCGCCATCGACCTCTCCGCCTTTTCCAAATTCGAGATCGGCGGGCCCGGCGCCAGCGCGTTCATGGCGTCGCTCGGCGCCAACCGGCCACCCGAACGCCTCGGCCGCATCGGCCTCATTCACGTGCTGACGGCGAATGGCGGCGTGGCGTCGGAATTTACCGTGACGCGCTTCGGCGATGACGGGTTCTATCTCACCAGCGCCGCCCTCGCGGAAAGGCATGACGAGGATCTGCTGCGCTCGCGCGCCGCAGAATTTCCTGGCGTGACGATCGACAACGTCACGGAAAGACGGGGGGTGCTGGGGGTGATGGGGCCGCGCGCCCGCGACCTGCTGGCAAAGATCTGCGAAGCGGATCTGTCGAATACGGCATTTCCCTGGCTTTCCGCGCAGATCATCCGGGTGGCGGGCATCAAGGCGGCTGCACTTCGGGTCTCCTATGCAGGTGAGCTCGGGTGGGAATTGCATGTGCAACTCGCGCAATTCGGTAAGCTTTACGAAGCGGTCGCCAAGGCCGGCGCGCAGTTCGACCTACGTCCGTTTGGCATCTATGCGCTGAACGCGATGCGGCTGGAAAAAAGCTATCGCGGCTGGGGCGCGGACCTGACCACCGAGCGGACGCCGCTGGAGGCTGGATTGAGCGCTTTGGTCAAAACCGAGGGGCGGACATTCGTCGGCCGCGAGGCGATGCTGGCACGCGTCGGCGACAACTCCTGGACAATGGCGTTGCTCGAGATCGACGATGACGGTGAACGTCTGCCTTTCTACGCCCACGCGGTGATGCAGGCAGGCCGCCCCGTCGGGATCGTCACCTCCGGCGCGCGTGGTTTCCGGACCGGCAAGACGCTTGCCCTCGCCTATCTGCGGCCCGGTATCTCGCCGCAGCAATTGACGGTTTCCATCCTCGGCCGGAAGTTCTCCGCGCGTGAGCTTCGCGAGGCGCCTTACGACCCAGCCAATATGCGGCTTCGCGGACTTCAGCCCGCCGAGCAGTCTGCCTTAACGCCCGCTTGA
- a CDS encoding trimethylamine methyltransferase family protein, whose amino-acid sequence MDKEATITTETHAPRTGGRAGRLGQRSARQAPRRPYIRRMIGTFNILDEEGLSLIEANADQLLKEVGMEFHDDPEILDIFRNAGADVQGTRVRFEPGMCRKIIRATAPSQFKQHARNPENTVMIGGDNTVLCPSWGPPFVHDLDRGRRYATIADFRDLVKMHQMIPHLHHSGGVVCEPVDLPANKRHLDMLYTHIRHSDRAFMGAFIGSKRAQDAVDMAKIVFGEEFVANNAVLYNVSNTNAPLVLDANMSGSLKVYARNNQPVACTPWTLAGAMSPCTVAGTLAQVLAEALACLSLVQLINPGAPCLMGSFASTISMQSGAPTFGTPEAGKMVLACGQLARRVGVPFHTVGSLSASKLPDAQAEQEATWGILMSMFAGANVINHATGWLEGGLVTGFEKTVIDADLCGKLASLFEGIDLSVNAQAMEAIEAVGPGSHFLGSEHTQANFLSAFYRSSISDNNSFEQWNEEGRLDAAQRANRQWKRLLEDYHDPGLDPAIDEALQAFIANRKASEPDQAYF is encoded by the coding sequence ATGGACAAGGAAGCGACGATCACCACCGAAACGCATGCTCCGAGAACCGGCGGCCGCGCAGGAAGGCTCGGCCAGCGCAGCGCGCGGCAGGCGCCGCGGCGCCCCTATATCCGCCGCATGATCGGCACCTTCAACATCCTCGATGAGGAGGGGCTGAGCCTGATCGAAGCCAATGCCGACCAGTTGCTCAAGGAAGTCGGCATGGAATTCCATGACGATCCCGAGATCCTCGATATCTTCCGCAACGCCGGCGCCGACGTGCAGGGGACGAGGGTACGCTTCGAGCCCGGCATGTGCCGCAAGATCATCCGCGCCACCGCGCCTTCGCAATTCAAGCAGCATGCGCGAAATCCCGAGAACACGGTGATGATCGGCGGCGACAATACGGTGCTCTGCCCATCCTGGGGACCGCCCTTCGTGCATGACCTCGATCGCGGCCGCCGCTATGCGACGATCGCGGATTTTCGCGATCTGGTGAAGATGCACCAGATGATCCCGCATCTGCATCATTCGGGCGGCGTCGTCTGCGAGCCGGTCGACCTGCCGGCCAACAAGCGCCATCTCGACATGCTCTATACCCACATCCGTCATTCGGACCGCGCCTTCATGGGCGCGTTCATCGGCTCGAAGCGGGCGCAGGACGCGGTCGACATGGCCAAGATCGTCTTCGGCGAAGAATTCGTCGCCAACAACGCCGTGCTTTATAACGTCTCCAACACCAATGCGCCGCTGGTGCTCGACGCCAACATGTCCGGCTCGCTGAAGGTCTATGCGCGCAACAACCAGCCGGTCGCCTGCACGCCCTGGACACTGGCTGGCGCGATGAGTCCTTGCACCGTCGCCGGCACGCTGGCGCAAGTGCTGGCCGAAGCGCTTGCCTGCCTCAGCCTCGTGCAGTTGATCAATCCCGGCGCGCCCTGCCTGATGGGGAGCTTCGCCAGCACCATCTCGATGCAGAGCGGCGCGCCGACCTTCGGCACGCCGGAGGCCGGCAAGATGGTGCTTGCCTGTGGGCAATTGGCGCGGCGCGTCGGCGTGCCGTTCCACACCGTCGGTTCGCTGTCGGCTTCCAAGCTTCCCGATGCCCAGGCCGAGCAGGAGGCGACCTGGGGTATATTGATGTCGATGTTTGCCGGCGCCAATGTCATCAACCACGCCACCGGCTGGCTCGAGGGTGGGCTAGTGACCGGCTTCGAGAAGACGGTCATCGACGCCGACCTCTGCGGCAAGCTCGCCAGCCTGTTCGAGGGCATCGATCTATCGGTCAACGCGCAGGCGATGGAGGCCATCGAGGCGGTCGGGCCGGGTTCGCATTTCCTCGGCAGCGAGCATACGCAAGCCAACTTCCTTTCCGCCTTCTACCGATCCTCCATCAGCGACAACAATTCCTTCGAGCAGTGGAACGAGGAAGGACGGCTGGATGCCGCGCAGCGCGCCAACCGGCAATGGAAGCGGCTGCTCGAGGACTACCACGACCCCGGCCTCGATCCGGCGATCGACGAGGCGCTGCAGGCCTTCATTGCCAACCGGAAGGCCAGTGAGCCCGATCAAGCCTATTTCTAG
- a CDS encoding glycine betaine ABC transporter substrate-binding protein: MKGYLLKTALGVLLLTPAASSYAADVTMPDPNYATATAVMNVIKNATEQELGLDVSTVTTTAVPVIWEAMSRGKGEVDIWPDVWLPNQQGLVDKYVKGAGTVKLAQNGYEAKQGYCVTQVTVDKYHIKDVSDLANPDNAKLFDTNGDGKGEMWIGASGWQSTNIEKVRARDYGFADFFDLQVTDEAVAAASLDRAAKADKPWVGYCYSPHQNFARYKLAFLTEPKNDPAKFVVVQPNDDPQWFEKSKVSSAYADTTVHVAYAATLAQRQPDLTAALERMSFNPDDISKWAYAIIVDKKPANEVAKEWIKAHPDDVAKWFGH, encoded by the coding sequence ATGAAAGGCTACCTGCTCAAGACCGCACTCGGCGTCCTTCTGCTGACGCCCGCGGCTTCTTCTTATGCTGCCGACGTGACGATGCCAGACCCGAATTACGCCACCGCGACGGCGGTCATGAACGTCATCAAGAACGCGACCGAGCAGGAACTGGGGCTGGATGTTTCGACGGTGACGACCACCGCCGTTCCGGTGATCTGGGAAGCGATGAGTCGCGGCAAGGGCGAGGTCGATATCTGGCCGGACGTCTGGTTGCCCAACCAGCAAGGTCTTGTCGACAAGTACGTCAAGGGCGCTGGCACCGTGAAGCTCGCCCAAAACGGCTACGAAGCCAAGCAGGGCTATTGCGTCACCCAGGTCACGGTCGACAAATATCACATCAAGGATGTCTCCGATCTCGCCAACCCGGACAACGCCAAGCTGTTCGACACCAATGGCGACGGCAAAGGCGAGATGTGGATCGGCGCGTCTGGCTGGCAGTCGACCAACATCGAGAAGGTCAGGGCGCGTGACTACGGTTTTGCCGATTTCTTCGACCTGCAGGTCACCGACGAAGCGGTGGCGGCGGCCTCGCTCGACCGCGCGGCGAAAGCCGACAAGCCATGGGTCGGCTATTGCTACAGCCCACACCAGAATTTCGCCCGCTACAAGCTCGCCTTCCTGACCGAGCCGAAGAACGACCCGGCGAAATTCGTCGTCGTGCAGCCCAACGACGATCCGCAATGGTTCGAAAAATCGAAGGTGTCGTCGGCCTATGCTGACACCACCGTGCATGTTGCCTATGCTGCCACGCTGGCGCAGCGCCAGCCGGACCTGACGGCGGCGCTGGAGCGTATGAGCTTCAACCCGGACGACATCTCGAAATGGGCATACGCTATCATCGTCGACAAGAAGCCGGCCAACGAGGTGGCCAAGGAGTGGATCAAGGCCCATCCGGACGACGTGGCAAAGTGGTTCGGCCACTGA
- a CDS encoding quaternary amine ABC transporter ATP-binding protein: MNGVWKVFGPRAPEAMASILRDRLDKEDVVKRFGCVVGVADVSISVAPGEIFCVMGLSGSGKSTLIRHINRLLEPSAGEIFVDGENIMTKTPAELRTIRSRKVSMVFQSFGLLPHRTVRDNVALPLEIQAASKQQRFDVAEAALAKVNLSGWGDRYCHELSGGMQQRVGLARALAADSAILLMDEPFSALDPLIRRQLQDEFLELSRSMGKTVVFITHDLDEAIRIGDRIAIMKDGIIIQIDTPEDIVTAPRHDYVAKFVADISRLKVITAGRIMEPVSGFSAKNPQSDVRSLRRVVAQQPLGELVELAAQDEAPLAVTDAEGTIVGVVDRQILLDGLRKGGQS; encoded by the coding sequence ATGAACGGCGTTTGGAAGGTGTTCGGTCCGCGCGCGCCCGAGGCCATGGCATCCATCCTGCGCGACAGGCTGGACAAGGAGGACGTGGTCAAGCGGTTCGGCTGCGTCGTCGGCGTGGCCGATGTCAGTATCTCGGTCGCGCCCGGCGAAATCTTCTGCGTGATGGGTCTGTCGGGCAGCGGCAAATCGACCTTGATCCGCCATATCAACCGACTGCTCGAACCCTCCGCCGGCGAGATTTTCGTCGACGGCGAGAACATCATGACGAAGACGCCTGCCGAGTTGAGGACGATCAGGTCGCGCAAGGTCAGCATGGTGTTTCAGAGCTTCGGGCTGCTGCCGCACCGCACAGTGCGCGACAACGTCGCGCTGCCGCTGGAAATCCAGGCGGCGAGCAAGCAGCAACGCTTCGACGTCGCCGAGGCAGCGCTCGCCAAGGTCAATCTCTCGGGATGGGGCGACCGCTACTGCCACGAGCTTTCGGGCGGCATGCAGCAGCGCGTCGGCCTGGCCCGCGCGCTGGCGGCGGATTCGGCTATCCTTCTGATGGACGAGCCGTTCAGCGCACTCGACCCGCTGATCCGGCGTCAGCTTCAGGATGAATTCCTGGAACTCTCGCGGTCGATGGGCAAGACAGTGGTGTTCATCACCCACGACCTGGATGAAGCGATCCGTATCGGCGACCGCATCGCCATCATGAAGGACGGGATCATCATCCAGATCGACACGCCCGAAGACATCGTGACGGCTCCCAGGCACGACTACGTGGCTAAATTCGTCGCCGACATTTCGCGGCTGAAGGTGATCACCGCCGGTCGCATCATGGAGCCCGTCAGCGGTTTCAGCGCAAAGAACCCGCAGTCGGACGTGAGATCTTTGCGCCGGGTGGTCGCGCAGCAGCCGCTCGGGGAACTGGTGGAACTCGCGGCCCAGGATGAGGCGCCGCTGGCCGTGACGGACGCAGAGGGAACAATTGTCGGCGTCGTCGACAGGCAGATTCTCCTGGATGGATTGCGAAAGGGCGGACAATCGTGA
- a CDS encoding ABC transporter permease, with product MNARDPHATGRLEPPTEGRLVEEFAVQNPHYYVDRFSRIRRAQNSVWPFNVAAAVLGPVWAAARGIAVLFWIVFFLEMLAVVQVGIGAVGNLGAAEQARAERLTKQATARAEQAQAAQASGADNAEGLKSSAAALQRAADKASEQAQAAGQKAPLLIGTGLLTLLFARIINGFLANRLLERRFARWRSNQALGHGLNYPLALCAFIFCILAYGLSIYRFAWANPAGWIMAAPSNRDWQVGLSSGLDGLMEGISHAGEGFFGAVTGGISLVLDGLSYALTGMPWPVTMAVILILAWQLAGSRVTIFTAAALAYLALLGFWEKSLETVALLGTSAVLCLVIGIPLGIWCGRRPRVYTALRPVLDFMQTMPAFVYLIPVIALFGIGKPPGVIATLIFGTPPVVRLTALGLQGVPPAIREAAQAYGATRWFLLTRVDLPLAMPSIMAGINQTILMCLSMVVIASLIGAKGLGEDVLNALQYAAVGQGLLAGFAILLCAMVIDRIVQGRAR from the coding sequence GTGAACGCCCGTGATCCGCACGCCACTGGGCGGCTCGAACCGCCGACTGAAGGCCGCCTGGTCGAAGAGTTCGCCGTTCAGAACCCGCATTATTATGTCGACCGCTTTTCCCGCATCCGGCGGGCGCAAAATTCTGTCTGGCCCTTCAACGTCGCAGCCGCGGTGCTCGGTCCGGTCTGGGCGGCGGCGCGTGGCATCGCGGTGCTGTTCTGGATCGTCTTCTTTCTCGAAATGCTCGCGGTCGTTCAGGTCGGCATCGGCGCGGTCGGCAATCTCGGCGCGGCCGAGCAGGCGCGCGCCGAGCGGCTGACCAAGCAAGCTACGGCGCGGGCCGAACAGGCACAGGCGGCGCAAGCTTCAGGCGCGGACAATGCCGAGGGTTTGAAATCGTCGGCCGCGGCGTTGCAGAGAGCCGCGGACAAGGCAAGCGAACAAGCACAGGCGGCCGGGCAGAAAGCGCCTTTGCTGATCGGAACGGGCCTTTTGACGCTGCTTTTCGCGCGGATCATAAACGGGTTCCTTGCCAACCGGCTGCTCGAGCGCCGCTTCGCCCGCTGGCGATCGAACCAGGCTTTGGGGCATGGGCTCAACTATCCGCTTGCGCTGTGCGCGTTTATCTTCTGCATCTTGGCCTATGGCCTCTCAATTTACCGTTTCGCCTGGGCAAACCCGGCCGGCTGGATCATGGCGGCGCCTTCCAATCGCGATTGGCAGGTTGGCCTGTCGTCGGGGCTGGACGGGCTGATGGAAGGGATATCGCATGCGGGCGAAGGCTTCTTCGGCGCAGTCACCGGCGGCATATCGCTGGTACTCGACGGTCTGTCCTACGCGCTGACCGGCATGCCATGGCCGGTGACGATGGCGGTCATCCTGATCCTCGCCTGGCAGTTGGCCGGATCGCGGGTCACCATCTTCACCGCCGCTGCGCTCGCTTATCTCGCCCTGCTCGGCTTCTGGGAAAAAAGTCTCGAAACGGTGGCGCTGCTTGGAACCTCGGCGGTGCTTTGCCTGGTGATCGGAATCCCACTTGGCATCTGGTGTGGCCGCAGGCCGCGCGTCTACACCGCCTTGCGGCCGGTGCTGGACTTTATGCAGACCATGCCGGCCTTCGTCTATCTCATCCCGGTGATCGCGCTGTTCGGCATCGGCAAGCCGCCTGGTGTGATCGCCACGCTGATCTTCGGCACGCCGCCCGTCGTGCGGTTGACGGCGCTTGGCCTGCAAGGCGTTCCGCCGGCAATCCGCGAAGCCGCACAAGCCTATGGCGCCACGCGATGGTTCCTGCTGACGCGGGTCGACCTTCCTCTCGCCATGCCGTCGATCATGGCCGGCATCAACCAGACCATCCTGATGTGTCTTTCGATGGTGGTCATCGCGTCGCTGATTGGCGCCAAGGGGCTCGGAGAAGACGTACTCAACGCCCTGCAATACGCCGCTGTCGGCCAGGGTTTGCTCGCGGGCTTCGCCATTCTGCTCTGTGCCATGGTGATCGACCGCATCGTGCAGGGACGAGCCAGGTAA